The following DNA comes from Terriglobia bacterium.
ACACGGAAAAACGCATCGCGTATGCGTATCGCGGTGAAAACCGGGCTCATCTTTTCTTTGTCCTGTTTCTTTCTTACCGCGATTGGTCTCGCCAGGACGTTTTATCTCACCCTGGTCAAACGAAAACCGGAAGAACTGCCCCGATTTACGTTGGCTTTATGTGGATTAGGATGGTTTCTGAATATCGTCGTCTTTTTGCCTTCAACTGCGGCTTATATGGGAGGTTACTGGCTGCCGCGACTCATTCTTCCCGCTCTCTTGGCGTTCATAATTTTGAGCACAACGGAGTTGGATCGTCTTCTTCGCGGACGTGCCGAACGATGGTCCTGGATGGTCCTGGCGCTGGTCGTGTTGCAGTCGGCGGTACAACTCTCGTTTTTGTGGCCGCACGGCCCCATTCGTCCTCTATAACCGCGTGATGCGGAAGAACGCAAACATTCCGAGCTTGGCGGCCCATGGTGATAACACGGATTCGATCTGCTGCCAGATTTCATAGGTAATTTCCGGCATCAAGGTCCGCATCGATACACCTCCCGATACCAGGTAACGAAATGGCATCATCGGAAGCGTCTCCTCTATCTGGAGTTCCGGAAACTGCCTGAGCAGCCGTTGGCGATCGCGTACGAAGACAATCCATGGCAGTGCACCGTTGGCAGCCGAAAGTGGACCGCTGCCCGGTATTTCCCACTCGGTTGCTTCGGGAAGAAAGGGCTCGTGGTGAAGATGGCGATAGACGAGCTTCGACCAGCTCGAGACCCACGGCTCGACCATCAGAAGTTGTCCCCCGGGTCGAAGGCAGCGCACTGCTTCTCTCAGGAAAGTCTCTGAATTCGGGATGTGATGGAACACATCCGTCATGGCAATTGCCTTGAGAGATCCAGCGGCGAATGGCAACGCCTGACCGTCCGCGACAAGTTGCGCATTCCGGCACCAGAATACTTCAGTTTGAACCGCCTCCGGGACGAATCGTTCGAAATATCCCGCGCCGGAACCTAGCTCGACGACTGATCCGTTGCCTGCCGGTATACGCGAGCGAATTAGCGTGTACCAGTCGTCATAAATCCGTCGAAGGAATGGCTTCTCTTGAATAATTCGAAGGCGAAGGTCCGTTGTTCCTGGATCATCCAGGTCCAATCCCTTGCTTAATGGGTGAGCCAGGATCGTTCTTAGATTCAAAAGAGACATCGTTCGCTTTTTAATCGGTGAGAGACCGGAGTTCAGATGCTATCGAGATCTTCTGGTTTCTAACAAATTCAAAGCCAATATCTTTACGCCGAACATATATCCATCTGTCTTTGCCGCCGGAACAGCGGATAGCGATGATTGAAAGTCTCGATCGCCGAATAACGGCGCAGCAGCACTTTGTGCCAGTCCTTCATGAGGTCTTCACGATGCGCGCCTGTTCTACCGGCTATGTGCGTAGGCTCCTGGGCCAAGTAGACATCGCGCCTCCATCATAATAGAGGGTACTGATGCAGTCTGCCGCAAACTTGAAAATAAAGCTGTTCGCCGATGGTGCTGACAAGGCGACCATGCTCGAAATGTACCGGAATCCTTTGATTCAGGGCTTCACTACCAATCCGACCCTGATGCGCAAGGCAGGTATCGGCGACTATGCTTCCTTTGCGCGCGACATCCTCCAGGCGATTCCGGACCGCCCAATCTCCTTCGAAGTCTTCGCCGACGATTTTCGCGAAATGGAGCGGCAGGCCCGGATCATCGCCGCGTGGGGGTCGAACGTGAATGCCAAGATTCCCGTCACCAACACGAAAGGGGAGCCGTGCTTCGACTTAGTCCGCAAACTTACCCGGGAAGGAATTAAGCTCAATATCACCGCCCTGCTCACCTTAGACCAAGTGCGCTGCGTGGCGTCCTGCTTACGGGGAGGAGCGCCCGCCTTTGTGTCGGTTTTCGCGGGCCGTATTGCCGATACCGGCCGCGATCCCATTCCCGTCATGACCGCGGCGCTCGAAGAGATTAGGGATTTGCCTGGCGTAGAGCTCATCTGGGCCAGTCCCCGTGAGCTTCTAAACGTCATCCAGGCGGATGCGATTGGTTGTCACATCATCACGGCCACGAGCGACATTCTGAAAAAGCTTTTGA
Coding sequences within:
- a CDS encoding class I SAM-dependent methyltransferase codes for the protein MNLRTILAHPLSKGLDLDDPGTTDLRLRIIQEKPFLRRIYDDWYTLIRSRIPAGNGSVVELGSGAGYFERFVPEAVQTEVFWCRNAQLVADGQALPFAAGSLKAIAMTDVFHHIPNSETFLREAVRCLRPGGQLLMVEPWVSSWSKLVYRHLHHEPFLPEATEWEIPGSGPLSAANGALPWIVFVRDRQRLLRQFPELQIEETLPMMPFRYLVSGGVSMRTLMPEITYEIWQQIESVLSPWAAKLGMFAFFRITRL
- a CDS encoding transaldolase, translated to MQSAANLKIKLFADGADKATMLEMYRNPLIQGFTTNPTLMRKAGIGDYASFARDILQAIPDRPISFEVFADDFREMERQARIIAAWGSNVNAKIPVTNTKGEPCFDLVRKLTREGIKLNITALLTLDQVRCVASCLRGGAPAFVSVFAGRIADTGRDPIPVMTAALEEIRDLPGVELIWASPRELLNVIQADAIGCHIITATSDILKKLLTLGKDLGQYSLETVQMFHDDARSSGFTL